The DNA region CCGGCGTGACCGCGGTGTTCGGCTCCTACGACGACCAGCCGCCAGCGAAGAACTTCCTTTCCCAATACAAGAACCTGGTACACCATTTCTACCATCATCGAGGCCGCGGCGAAGCATCCACTTTCTGGGCAGGATGCGGCGCGGTGCGCAAGGAAGCGTTTCTGGCGATAGGCGGATTCGATGTGGTGCGGTATACGCGGCCATCGATTGAAGATATCGAGTTGGGGTACCGGCTGCGCGCCGCAGGCGGCCGAATCCTACTGTGGCCGGCGTTGCAGGGAACGCATCTGAAAGTATGGCGGTTCCTCAATCTGATCCATACCGAGGTATTCTGCCGTGCTGTTCCCTGGTCGCGGCTCATGCTGTCCCAGACCGGGTTGGTGAATGACCTCAACGTGGGAACCGCCGAGCGCCTGCGCGCGGTCGTGGCCGGTATTTTTTTTGCAGGGAGCGCCGCTTCTCTGCATCCTGCAGTTCCCGGGTGGGTTGCGTTGGCCCTGTTCGGCGCGATCGCATTGGCGAATGGCAGCCTGCTGCGCTTGTTCTACCGCCGCAAGGGGCCTTTGTTCGCCCTGGGTGGATTGTTGTTCCATCAGGTTTACTATTTATACAGCAGCGCCGCATTTGCCTGGTGCTGGCTGGAACACCGAATAAATAAAATGACAACGGCGGGGTGAAGCTTCAAGCACAAATCAGTTCCGAGTCAGACGGACGAACGTAAGGGGAGGGCGGGTCCATGTCTTTGCGCTTCCAGAATGTCCAGCTATACATGGGACTCTTTGTAATCTCCGCAGCCACGCTCTTACTCGAACTCACGCTCACGAGGATCTTCGACGTCATCTTGTGGGCTAATCTCGCGTATCTCATCGTGAGTGGCGCGATTTTTGGTTTCGGGCTTGCGGGCATAGTGCTCGTGCTTTGGCCGATGCCAGGTGTCACAACTGACAAACTGCTGGCCGCTTCCGCTACGGCGTTTTGCGCCACGGTGCTGCTTCTCATTCCTGCGATCAAGTGGCTTCCCGCCAATCTCAAGGAGGTACCCGATCACCTGCTCATACAGAGCTTCGCGTTTGGCAGCTTATATTTGTTCCTCCTCCTTCCTTTCTTCGCATCCGGGTTAGTCGTTGTAACGATTGTGACGCGGTACGCCCGGCACATCCACTATTTGTATTTCTGGGATCTGATCGGGGCAGGACTCGGCTGCCTTGGCATTTTTGTCTTTCCAAGTCTCATTGGGGGAGAGGAGACACTACTGGTCGTCGCCGCCGCAGCGGCCCTATCAGTAGCGCTGCTGGCGCGGCGAGGAAGCTGGACGCGGCGAGGGGGAGGCTGGGCAATGGTCGGTCTCGCCCTCCTTACCATCCTGTTCTCGAATCGCATCGATTTTCCGAGCCTTGTCGGCCGTGGGATCTATCTTAGCGAGACGGGTTCTCGCGTCGAATTTTCTCGGTGGGATCCCATTTCCAAAATTGAGGTGCTGAGACTGGACAAATCATGGGGCAAGCATATCGCCTACGATGGAGGCTCCCAGGGCTCGATGTTTCGGTCGTTCGATGGCGATCTGCCGGCGCTCAGACGGAACTACTTTAAGACCGTCGACGGCGAAAATCGATACAACAGTGGTAAGTATGTCGCCTTAGCACACTGGCTCAAACGTGACGCTGCTCCCCAAGTGCTGGTCATCGGCAGTGCCGGCGGGCAGGAGACCCTAGCCGGGCTCGCGTGGGGGGCAGCGCATCTGGACGCGGTAGAGATGGTGTGCACCGTCGTCCAGGCTGCTCTGGGACCCTATGCCGACTTCATCGGCCGTATTTTTACCAACCCGCGCGTGACAGTCACTTGCGACGAGGGACGGAGCTTTCTCCGGCAATCGGACCGCCGATACGACATCATTCAGATACATAGCAACCACACGACTTCGAGCGTGGCCAATGGTTCGGGGGGGGCCATGCCGGTCTATCTGCAAACGGTTGAAGCGTACAAGGAGTACCTCTCCCATCTGACGGATGAGGGAATCCTGCAGATTAATTACTTTGTCTATCCGCGGATGATTACGACGGCGGCGTACGCTTGGCACGAGCTTTTCCCCGGGAAAGATTTTAGGCGACATCTCGTTATTGTTAGTGGCTATCCAACCATGGATACATTTCTCGTCAAACGCTCTGAGTGGACGCGGGACGAAATCCAGGCGATTCG from Betaproteobacteria bacterium includes:
- a CDS encoding glycosyltransferase; this translates as MSESPKISVIMPVYNGRAFIAHSLPPLIDMLRRGELVEVIVVDDTSTDDTAVMASGMGARVMPSGGRLGPGGARNQAAAQARGDILWFVDADVVVHDDAARELQRAVAEPGVTAVFGSYDDQPPAKNFLSQYKNLVHHFYHHRGRGEASTFWAGCGAVRKEAFLAIGGFDVVRYTRPSIEDIELGYRLRAAGGRILLWPALQGTHLKVWRFLNLIHTEVFCRAVPWSRLMLSQTGLVNDLNVGTAERLRAVVAGIFFAGSAASLHPAVPGWVALALFGAIALANGSLLRLFYRRKGPLFALGGLLFHQVYYLYSSAAFAWCWLEHRINKMTTAG